CTACACCCTTCGCTGCGACCCCGAAACTGGCGAGCCACGGATGTTTTGCACCTTCTGCCCCAAGGTGATTGCCGCCATCGGAAGACTCTCCGACACCATCGAGGATCGCTCCATCGTCATCACGATGGAGCGCCGGCCAAAGAACGTCCATCTCGCTCGGGTCAGAAAGGCCGCCAAAATGGAAGGAGAAACTCTTGCCCGACAATTTCTCGCCTGGGTGCTCGAGCACCAACCAGAAATCAAAGAAGCCGCCGAACGCGAACCCCACTTGCCCGATGAATTGGACGACCGTGCTTATGAGAACTGGCGACCCTTGGTCATACTCGCGGAACTGGCCGAAGGAGATTGGCCCGAGCGGGCTCGCCAGGCGGCCTTGCAGGTGTTCGCTGGAAAGACGGAATCACCACCGCAAGATTTAGCGACCCGCCTGCTGGCCGACGTGCGGGAGGTGTTTGGCGAGGCAGACGCTTTGACATCAAGTGAACTAATTCAGCGGCTAACAAACCTGGAAGAAGCTCCCTGGTCAACCTTCTCCCATGGCCGACCTATAAGCCCCCATAAAGTGGCGTCTATCTTGGGACGATTTGGTGTCAAACCGGTTAAGCGGAAAAATGCAAATCACTACCTCCGCGACGACCTGCAAAGAGTCTTCACACTCTACCTTCCACCTCAAAGTTCCACAAGTTCCACCGTCGTCCTAAGTCATGAATTACACAACAACTTAGGTGGTGGAACTTTGCCTGGTTCACCTTCTTCTTCAAATACAAAGTTCCACCCCTTAAGTGATTTTGACAGAATACGTTACGACTACGATGGAACTTCTGGAACTTCGCCCAGTGAAAACAGGGATCTGTACGAGGAATATGAGTTATGAGCGATGCTATTCTGACGACACTATTGGCCAAAGGCCTGGAATTTCTTCTCAGGGCTGGAGAACTCAGAATCCGCGAAAAAAAGGGGTTGTATCCCAGCAGGAGATGGAATGGATAGCCACCAACCGCGGGATGATGATCGACTGTCTAAGAGCACAAAAGATGCATAAATTAAGGGCAGCGGCCCTCGCCGGCTGCTGGAGTCCCTTTGGGCAGCAGGTTTTCGCGTGGAACTCGTGCCGTCCTTCATTAACCCTAGCGGCTACACCTGACGCCCCGAGGGGAGGGAAAATAGAGCGGGGGTTGGCGAACCCCTACGAGCGCTACCACGACGCAGCAGTGGCTTTGCTGCTTCAGATTCAGATACTGCCCACAGATCCCCACCACCCCGGCGTGCAGTGGTGTGGAATACTTGCGGGCGGAGACAGGCCTCCGCTTCTCAGTCGTTGCCAATGAGCTCCCAAGGACTTTACACTGGAAGACGAAAGGAGACACACCCGTGGCAAGTCTTTCTCGCGATGGCAAAGGTTGGCGAATCCTTTTCTGGGATACTGCCGGGAAGCGAAAGACGATCCGGCTGCCTCGCGGACTGGACAAAAAAGGGGCCCAAGCCGTCAAACTCAGGGTGGAAACCATTATCGCAGCCAAATTGGCCGGCACTCCCCTCCCTCCGGATCTCGCTCTTTGGCTGCGCGAAATCAGTGACGAACTGTACGACCGCCTCGTCCGCGCTGCTCTTGTTCCGCCCAGAGAAAACCGGCTCACAGTCAAAGATTTAGTGAATTTCTGGCTCTGTGAGGCCCAAAAATCCCAGGCTAAGCCCTCCACGTTGGCAGCCATGCGAGTGGGGGCGGCCAAACTCCTGGAATTGTTCGGCGATCGACCGGCCGCCACGATTACCATGGAAGACGCCCTCCGGTATCGAGATGAGCTTCTCGCCTCGGGTCTGCGTCCAGCAACGGTGTCCCGCCGGATTCAACATGCTCGCCATGTCTTTCGCGAGGCTCAACGACGAGGGCTAATTACCAACAATCCATTCGAGGCTGTCAGACCCCCCAGCCATAACCCGGCTGATCGCCGTAGATACGTGACCCTCGAGGAGACACAACAACTGATCGAGGCAGCCCCCGATTACTTGTGGCGGCTCCTCATTGCCCTCGCTCGTTACGCCGGACTAAGAGTCCCTTCCGAAGCCCTTTCTCTCCGCTGGCAAGACGTGCTTTGGGATAGCAACCGTCTGGTCATTCGCAGTCCAAAGACGGAACGCACTGGCAAGCCCTATCGCGTCATCCCCATGTTCCCCCTTTTAAAGCCTTACCTCGAAGAAGCCTTCGAACGAGCCCAGGACGGAGACGCCTTCTTATTCCCTCAACTATGGCGGCAACGAGCTCAGGGGGCAACCGGTTGGGTGAACTGTAACTTCCGAACACAGTTCAAACGCATTATTCACAACGCAGGGCTGGAACCTTGGCCACGATTGTGGCACAACCTGCGGGCATCCTGTGAATCCGACCTAGCTCAATCCTTTCCGTTGGCAGTAGTGGCCAAGTGGTTGGGAAATACTCCCAGCATTGCCCTGCGGCACTACGTTGACCCAACCGACGCCGCTTTTCAGCAAGCCCTCTGTTGGCATCCAGGACAACCAACGGCAACACCTCACGCAGAATCTTCCTTAGAGAAGAAACCCACTCAGGCTGAACTCGCCATGCGTGGAAAATGGGCAGAAGCAGGCCGTCACATCCGTGAAGAAATCGCAGAGGTGACGCCGACTGCTCAGAACGAAACTTCGCTCCCTGCGCACCGTGCCCTTCTAAAAGCCGCAGCCACCCACCGGATGCCTGCCACTGAAAAGACAATTTCTTTGGAAACCGCGGGCCTGTGCACGACCGGCCAGGAAAGAGGAGTTAAACCACAGGAAACGACCGCGAGCGAGCAAACCCTGGACCTGAACCTTGTCTCACAAGCCGCAGGGGAGTTCGCCATGGAAAGGGCAACACCCCCGGACAGCCCAACCACTCTCAATAGAGACGAGAGAGCAAAAGCGGCGAATATGAACGCTTCCTTTTCGCAGTCTGACGCGGAGCTTGCCATGGAAAGGGCAATCCCCACAGACAACCCGGCCTTGTACGATAGACTCGCCGAGAAACGTTCCCGAGCGCAGACGCCTAGAAAAAGTGGTGGCTCCAAATCCGGCTCCACGGTGGCTCCAAGTCCGGCTCCGCAACCGACCGCAATAGAGCGCAATGAAGCGAAGACAGCGCCGCAACTGCTGGAAAATAGGCAACTTATGCCTCCACTTGCGCCGCACGACTTCTCTTGGCCCACTTCCCCATTGGGCGATGGCCGACTCGAACGGCCGACTTCCACCTTGTAAGGGTGGCGCTCTAACCAACTGAGCTAATCGCCCTAAATATTCTTCTCAATTTGTTCGCCCTCAATCGCTCGCTTGCAGGGAGCGACCGCCGCGATGAATCTTGCCTAACCCGTGTGTTTACCAATTAGCCGTGCGCCAAGCACTCACGGCGAGAACAGGTCATCGCGACAATCCATCCGTCGAGGCGCCCAGAAATCCGGAGCGGGTCTCGTGAACTACACCCTGCCCGCGTGGACGCAAGTCGTCCACCGGTCCTACCCCAGGCATTCCACCAAGGGTCTAAAATTAATTTTGGCCGTCGATTTCTCCGGGGTCAACCGAGGCCGCGACTGATCCGTCGCCACTCTTATGCAAGCGATGAGATGCCGGGGAGCCCATGGGCTGTAGGGGCAATTCATGAATTGCTCCTGCGGTTAAATGGAAATCCAAATAAGCAAGCGGACCCTGTCAATGAAGTGGAACATCCATGGCTGGGATATGAACTTGACAAACCGCTCCTTTCGGAAAGCCCTTCGGAGGGGCACGCTTGCCATGCCCGTGAGAGCAAAATGGTTCATCCAATGCTAAAATCGGACGTGGCGAGCACGTCCCTCCGAAAGCGGACATAACAAGCGGATTCCTCCGGTCTGCGTCTTGCTCCTGCGTAAACCCGTGTGGACGTCCGCGTCCCGGACAGTAGATGAAACGCGAGAATGTGTCGGAGGTCGCGGGTCCGACATTTTCGAGAGCAGTATGTCCAATGGACAAGACCATTGGGAAAAACGTGCGGCCACCTGATAGCTACAACCGGGGGAGATGGTGACCGGTGCGGTTCGTCATGGTGCGAAAATAGACGCCGGAGCTATGCCCAAACAGTTTCTTTTTTACTACGATCGAGCCCTCAAACTCCTTCCGGTTGATCTGGCGGTTGATGCCCGATTTCGTCAGGCCCGCGCCTTTGTCTCGCACGCG
This is a stretch of genomic DNA from Thermogutta terrifontis. It encodes these proteins:
- a CDS encoding DUF3631 domain-containing protein, which gives rise to MSWSHSSMEILVAPAGRGSTRLVEVYHGPHTIRERVDTDSMSAVRKFAKYIADYLNLIKDDANFDDFFRWFYSTLTQAAEAADEKALQAAARHLAATATELPSNIIPGQGRPVELRELEPWPDPVDLKETLHQCARYIQKYVFCQPEEADTVALYLAWTYCFKHFEVAPILVVTSPTKRCGKTTLLRLILHVANRPIPAVNISPAGIYRVVDAFLPTLLIDEADTFLGRNPELTGIVNSGWMRDNAYTLRCDPETGEPRMFCTFCPKVIAAIGRLSDTIEDRSIVITMERRPKNVHLARVRKAAKMEGETLARQFLAWVLEHQPEIKEAAEREPHLPDELDDRAYENWRPLVILAELAEGDWPERARQAALQVFAGKTESPPQDLATRLLADVREVFGEADALTSSELIQRLTNLEEAPWSTFSHGRPISPHKVASILGRFGVKPVKRKNANHYLRDDLQRVFTLYLPPQSSTSSTVVLSHELHNNLGGGTLPGSPSSSNTKFHPLSDFDRIRYDYDGTSGTSPSENRDLYEEYEL
- a CDS encoding tyrosine-type recombinase/integrase; translated protein: MEDALRYRDELLASGLRPATVSRRIQHARHVFREAQRRGLITNNPFEAVRPPSHNPADRRRYVTLEETQQLIEAAPDYLWRLLIALARYAGLRVPSEALSLRWQDVLWDSNRLVIRSPKTERTGKPYRVIPMFPLLKPYLEEAFERAQDGDAFLFPQLWRQRAQGATGWVNCNFRTQFKRIIHNAGLEPWPRLWHNLRASCESDLAQSFPLAVVAKWLGNTPSIALRHYVDPTDAAFQQALCWHPGQPTATPHAESSLEKKPTQAELAMRGKWAEAGRHIREEIAEVTPTAQNETSLPAHRALLKAAATHRMPATEKTISLETAGLCTTGQERGVKPQETTASEQTLDLNLVSQAAGEFAMERATPPDSPTTLNRDERAKAANMNASFSQSDAELAMERAIPTDNPALYDRLAEKRSRAQTPRKSGGSKSGSTVAPSPAPQPTAIERNEAKTAPQLLENRQLMPPLAPHDFSWPTSPLGDGRLERPTSTL